Below is a window of Fulvitalea axinellae DNA.
GTTGATGGCGTTTTTCAAGTGTCCGGCCTCATACTCCGCTGGCGTGCGAACATCAAGGAGGATAAACTGTTCCTCGCTGGTGATCTTGGCCTGAAGAGTCTTGATGTCTGTCTCCTTTTCTTGGGCGTTGCTTTGGCAAGATATTGCTAACAATGCGCAGAACAGGCTCAGTATGATCGATTTTCTCATATTGGATTCCGTATTTAGGGAAGCGTTGAACCCCAAGTTCATATGGGTACTCATTTACAACGTTTCCGTTCTATATTGTAATATTGTGGAGTGAAAAGAAGTAAATGACCTGACAGAACAAAGAAAATTAAGTCAGGTGATTATGCTTAGTCTGGCCATGGGAATGACCTAGTGGTCTCTTTGCGTTTTGCTTTTCAAGCTGTACAATATGCCCGCTCCTATAACTCGTCGTCGCTGATGTCTCCCAATTGCGGGCGCAACAGGATCTCCTCCACACAGGCCGAGGGCGAAAGGCTGTGGGATGCCCAGATAACGTCCGCTACGTCGGTTGATTTCATCAGTCTCTCTTCGGGCAGTTCCACGCCGTCCCAGCTCGCCGTTTTAGTGGCGCCGGGCATAATGGCCGTTACCTTTACTCCGTGCGGTTTCATCTCCTCACGAAGCGCTTTGGTCATGCCCAACATAGCGTATTTGCTAATGCAGTAAGAACCTCCGTTGGCGTATGGGGTGATGCTTGCCGTCGAGCAGATATTGAAAATATGCCCGTCTTTCCTCTCGATCATCCCCGAGATAATTCCCCTGGTGATATAGTAAGCGCTGTAAAGGTTCGTGTCGATCATCATTTCCAGACGGCCGTCTTCCTCGTTATGCACCTGTCCGGGAATGTAAACGCCCGTGTTATTGACCAAAGAGACGATTTCCTTTCCTAGGCCATTGACGAAGGAAACGAATTCTACGCATGACTGTTTCTGGGAAAGGTCGGCGCGGAAAGCGTAAATTTCGGCTTCCGGATACTTGTCTCCCAATTCCTTTTTGAGGCTTTCGAGGTCTTCCAGATTGCGTGAGCACGTGGCCGCGGCGTAACCTTCCCGTACAAACCGCTCAATTATTGCCTTACCGATTCCCTTCGTCCCACCGGTAACGACTATCATCTTGTCCATGGTTCTTACAAAAGTTGACGGCGCTTTTATAGTGGCGCCAAGGTGTTATAGGTTGAATATAGAAAGCAAGATAGTGTTTTCACTCATGAAAAAAAGGACAGGAGCCCGTGCCCCTGTCCTTTTTCCTTAATCTCTTTGGCCGATTGATCAGATGCCGGTGTAGTTAGACGGCGTGATTTGCTTGAGCTCGGCCTTTACGGCGTCGTTTACGTCCAGCGTATCGATAAATTCGGCGATAGTTTCGGCCGTAATCTTCGAGTTTACTCGCGTAAGTGCTTTCAACGCTTCATACGGCGATGGGTAAGCTTCGCGACGAAGAATCGTTTGGATAGCCTCGGCCACTACCGCCCAGTTGGCTTCCAGCTCATCGGCGATGGCTTGGCGGTTCAGTTCCAATTTGCCGATGCCTTTCTGCAAAGACTTCAAAGCGATAAGTGCGTGGCCTACTGGAACGCCCACGTTTCTCAAAACGGTAGAGTCCGTAAGGTCTCTTTGGAGGCGTGATATCGGGAGTTTGGCCGAAAGGTGTTCGTACAAAGCGTTGGCAATGCCGAGGTTTCCTTCCGCGTTCTCAAAGTCGATAGGATTCACCTTATGTGGCATAGCCGAGGATCCCACCTCTCCGGCCTTGATCTTCTGTTTGAAGAATTCAGCCGACACATATTGCCAAACGTCGCGGGCGAAGTCGATCAGGATAGTGTTTACGCGCTTGAGGTTATCGAACAACGCAGCCAAGTTATCGTAATGTTCGATCTGCGTAGTCGGGTGACTGCGCACCAAACCAAGGTATTCGCTTACGAATTTGTCGCCGAATTCCTTCCAGTCGTAGTTAGGGTAGGCAACGTGGTGAGCGTTGAAATTGCCCGTCGCTCCGCCGAATTTGGCCGAGTAAGGCACGGTTTCGAGCAATTCGAGCTGGCGTTTTACCCTTTCGGTGAAGACGTGAAGCTCTTTGCCAAGGCGGGTAGGCGAAGCCGGTTGCCCGTGCGTTCTGGCCAACATCGGCACGTCGCCCCATTCGCTGGCGCGGGCCTCGATCATTTCGACCACCGTATCGAGCTCCTTAAGGAACACGTCTTTGATAGCGTCGCGGAGAAGCATCGGCGTGGCCGTGTTGTTAATGTCTTGGGAAGTCAGGCCGAAGTGGATAAACTCCTTGTATTCGGGAATCCCCATCTCGTCGAAACGCTCCTTGATAAAGTACTCCACGGCTTTTACGTCGTGGTTGGTGGTGCGTTCGATGGCTTTGATACTCTCGGCGTCCGCCTCGCTGAAGTTGCGGTAGACGTCGCGGAGCTTTTCGAACAAGGCCTTGTCGAAGTTGGGCAACTGCGGGATCGGGAGCTCGCACAGGGCGATAAAGTACTCGATCTCCACATGCACGCGGTATTTGATCAGGGCGTATTCCGAAAAGTAAGGGGCCAAGGCTTCGGTATGCCTGCGGTACCTGCCGTCTACGGGCGAAATGGCGGTCAGTGAATTGAGGTTCATGAAATAGATGGATTACGTCGTGAAGGCCGGAGCGCCATGGCGGGCGGTATGTTCGGACGTTTCGAAAAAAGGCCCGGACCGCATGGCCTGTCGTTAACCGGCCGACCAGATGGTTTTTTGTTCGTTGCCAAAATTACGAGTAAGGCTTCGGTAAAAGAAACCGGAGGGAGATTTTTTGACAAAAGAGACGAAGTCGCCCGCGAAACCTCCCGTCCTTGATGAAAAAATGCCTCGAAACCACCTCTGTTTTCACCCAATATTAGGCGGGTGGTCTTGTGTTCAGAATAATATTCTGTTTTGTCGAGATCCTAAGTCCAATACTTTAGTAAGATTGGGCAGTGCAGAATTTTCTCTATTATGGATGTGTCAAACATGACAAAAGTCATTTTGTATAAGAGGGCTAGATCATAACTTGTAAGAGATTCAGTCAAGGACTAAAAACTTTTTCCTATGGAAGACATGAATATGGCGCTCACTCTTATGGCAGTGGGAATGACGACCGTTTTTTTGATGCTATTCCTGGTAGTGACCGGAGGCAACGCGATTATCGCGTTTGTCAACAGGTTTGTGCCTGAGGAAGAAGCCAAGGTTAAGCCTGCTTTGTCGGGGGCTAAGGGAAGCTCCGCAACCTCTGCTCTGGACGATATTCGCAAGATGGCGGTACTAACGGCCGCCGTACAGCAAGTAACCCAGGGACGGGGACGGATAACCAAAGTGGAGATAAGAAAGTAACGAGAAAACGACCGACCTACGCCAAGGCCGGTTTTTTTGTGGCTTGTTATAAGCCGGCAGGGGCGCCAAGGTGGCGCTCCGGTGATTTTGTTGAAAGGGAATTTTTTAAGAAATAGACATTGATTATGGCAAGAGAAATCAAGTTTAGCCTTGTCTACCGCGATATGTGGCAGTCGTCGGGCAAGTACGTACCCAGAGTTGACCAGTTGGTAAAAGTTGCGCCCCACATTGTGGATATGGGATGCTTTGCCAGGGTGGAAACGAACGGGGGCGGTTTTGAGCAGGTAAACCTGCTTTTTGGTGAAAACCCCAACAAGGCGGTTAGGGACTGGACTCAACCTTTCAACGACGCGGGCATACAAACGCACATGCTTGAGCGCGCGCTCAACGCTTTGCGCATGAGTCCCGTGCCGGCCGACGTGCGAAAGCTCATGTTCAAGGTGAAGAAACAGCAGGGAACAGACATCGCGCGGTCTTTTTGCGGGCTTAACGATACAAGAAACATCAAGGACTCCATCCGCTACGCTAAGGAAGGCGGAATGATTGCGCAGGCTACTTTGGCCCTTACCTACTCGAAGGTACATACGGTAGATTACTACGTGAATATGGCCGACGAGCTGATACAGGCCGGCGCGGATGAGATCTGTCTTAAGGATATGGCGGGCGTGGGACGTCCCGTGACCTTGGGCAAGATCACCAGGGGCATTAAGGAAATGCATCCGGAGGTGGTGATTCAGTACCACGGTCACTCCGGACCGGGATTTACGCCGGCTTCCGTACTGGAAGTAGCCAGGGCTGGTGCCGATTATATAGACGTGGGTATGGAGCCTTTGTCGTGGGGTACGGGC
It encodes the following:
- a CDS encoding OadG family protein gives rise to the protein MEDMNMALTLMAVGMTTVFLMLFLVVTGGNAIIAFVNRFVPEEEAKVKPALSGAKGSSATSALDDIRKMAVLTAAVQQVTQGRGRITKVEIRK
- a CDS encoding rhodanese-like domain-containing protein, which translates into the protein MSTHMNLGFNASLNTESNMRKSIILSLFCALLAISCQSNAQEKETDIKTLQAKITSEEQFILLDVRTPAEYEAGHLKNAININWHSDEFKAKVSKLDKSKTVYVYCRSGRRSANASEAMRKMGFKKALNVEGGILAWKKEGFKTVQ
- the purB gene encoding adenylosuccinate lyase, with product MNLNSLTAISPVDGRYRRHTEALAPYFSEYALIKYRVHVEIEYFIALCELPIPQLPNFDKALFEKLRDVYRNFSEADAESIKAIERTTNHDVKAVEYFIKERFDEMGIPEYKEFIHFGLTSQDINNTATPMLLRDAIKDVFLKELDTVVEMIEARASEWGDVPMLARTHGQPASPTRLGKELHVFTERVKRQLELLETVPYSAKFGGATGNFNAHHVAYPNYDWKEFGDKFVSEYLGLVRSHPTTQIEHYDNLAALFDNLKRVNTILIDFARDVWQYVSAEFFKQKIKAGEVGSSAMPHKVNPIDFENAEGNLGIANALYEHLSAKLPISRLQRDLTDSTVLRNVGVPVGHALIALKSLQKGIGKLELNRQAIADELEANWAVVAEAIQTILRREAYPSPYEALKALTRVNSKITAETIAEFIDTLDVNDAVKAELKQITPSNYTGI
- a CDS encoding SDR family oxidoreductase — its product is MDKMIVVTGGTKGIGKAIIERFVREGYAAATCSRNLEDLESLKKELGDKYPEAEIYAFRADLSQKQSCVEFVSFVNGLGKEIVSLVNNTGVYIPGQVHNEEDGRLEMMIDTNLYSAYYITRGIISGMIERKDGHIFNICSTASITPYANGGSYCISKYAMLGMTKALREEMKPHGVKVTAIMPGATKTASWDGVELPEERLMKSTDVADVIWASHSLSPSACVEEILLRPQLGDISDDEL